The Hymenobacter sp. DG01 genome has a segment encoding these proteins:
- a CDS encoding acetate/propionate family kinase: MNIFVVNSGSSSIKYQLFRWPARQPLCSGLVERIGYPHATITHNVFTADAPQQTRRTLPLPNHEAGLREVVALLTDARQGVLRDPAEVEVVGHRVVHGGETFAATTEISAEVKDEIRRLFALAPLHNPANLLGIEVAERIFPQARQVAVFDTAFHQTLPEHAFRYALPEQLYTEERIRVYGFHGTSHQYVAQQAAAHLGRPEARLITLHLGNGCSAAAVRAGRCLDTSMGFGPLTGLVMGTRTGDLDPSIVLHLMGQLGYSAEQISNLVNKESGMLGLTGLSDMRDITKALEQGDARARLAYDLYAYRIRKYVGAYAAALEGLDAVVFTAGVGENDALVRQKACQGLEFLGIELDEAENQQRRPGIREISRAGSRVKVLVVPTNEELEIARQCAELLKHNEH, translated from the coding sequence ATGAACATCTTCGTCGTTAACTCCGGTAGCTCTTCCATCAAGTACCAGCTGTTTCGGTGGCCCGCCCGGCAGCCCCTGTGCAGCGGACTGGTAGAGCGCATCGGCTACCCCCATGCCACTATCACCCACAACGTATTCACGGCTGATGCGCCCCAGCAAACCCGCCGCACCCTACCCCTGCCCAACCACGAAGCCGGTCTGCGCGAGGTGGTGGCCCTGCTGACGGATGCCCGGCAAGGCGTGCTGCGCGACCCCGCCGAGGTGGAGGTGGTAGGGCACCGGGTGGTGCACGGGGGCGAAACCTTTGCGGCCACCACGGAAATAAGCGCCGAAGTAAAAGATGAAATCCGGCGGCTGTTTGCTTTGGCTCCCCTGCACAACCCGGCCAACCTGCTGGGCATTGAGGTGGCCGAGCGCATCTTTCCCCAGGCCCGGCAGGTAGCGGTGTTCGACACGGCGTTTCACCAGACTTTGCCCGAGCACGCCTTCCGCTACGCCCTGCCCGAGCAGCTTTATACCGAGGAGCGCATCCGGGTGTACGGCTTCCACGGCACCAGCCACCAGTACGTGGCCCAGCAGGCTGCCGCCCACCTGGGCCGCCCCGAGGCTCGCCTGATTACCCTGCACCTAGGCAACGGCTGCAGCGCCGCCGCCGTGCGCGCTGGCCGCTGCCTCGATACCAGCATGGGCTTCGGGCCCCTTACTGGACTGGTGATGGGCACCCGTACCGGCGACCTGGACCCCTCCATCGTGCTCCACCTGATGGGCCAGCTGGGTTACTCGGCCGAGCAGATCAGCAACCTTGTAAACAAGGAAAGCGGCATGCTGGGTCTCACCGGCCTCAGTGATATGCGCGACATCACGAAAGCCCTGGAGCAGGGCGATGCCCGCGCCCGCCTGGCCTACGACCTCTACGCCTACCGCATCCGCAAGTACGTGGGGGCCTACGCGGCCGCGCTGGAGGGCCTGGATGCAGTGGTGTTCACGGCGGGGGTAGGCGAAAACGACGCGTTGGTGCGCCAGAAAGCCTGTCAGGGTCTGGAGTTCCTGGGCATTGAGCTGGATGAGGCCGAAAACCAGCAGCGCCGCCCCGGCATCCGGGAAATTAGTCGGGCGGGCTCCCGCGTGAAGGTGCTGGTGGTGCCCACCAACGAGGAGCTGGAAATTGCCCGCCAGTGCGCGGAGCTGCTGAAGCACAATGAACATTGA
- a CDS encoding serine hydrolase → MKRLITLLIVVLCSSTCYGQSSEKAANKQVDAFIEGKMKALKIPGMAVAVIRNGQRVKVSTYGMANLEWNAKVTPHTNFQIASCTKLLTSTLLLKAIHSQKIQLEDYVSKYLPDAPAAWRTLQIKHLISHSSGIRNFNGDAYLPTAAVLRALQDSTLEYAPGQGQHYAQFDFMTLGYILEKLYNKPFPQLLHDEVAAPLGMTDGAFDMEQRVGTFMRTDLVKEKASTYYDLNGKLQAYKFIYPQYTYTAGGYFASIDDMAKWAVALDKETLFPASFASSYIYGLDSIGRKPSEFTRVGWALERENNVLYAGHSGGPGLGDVWRFPKEGYTFIVLSNDGELLPNFARAIAGFYIKELPAKTDIEKFER, encoded by the coding sequence ATGAAACGCCTAATTACCCTGCTGATCGTTGTGCTGTGCAGCAGTACTTGTTATGGTCAATCCTCTGAAAAAGCCGCCAACAAACAGGTAGATGCCTTTATTGAAGGCAAAATGAAAGCCCTGAAGATTCCGGGCATGGCCGTGGCCGTTATCCGGAACGGGCAGCGGGTGAAGGTATCGACCTACGGCATGGCGAACCTGGAGTGGAACGCCAAAGTCACCCCGCATACCAACTTCCAGATTGCCTCCTGCACCAAGCTGCTTACCTCCACGCTGCTGCTAAAAGCCATTCACAGCCAGAAAATCCAGCTGGAAGATTACGTCAGCAAGTACCTCCCCGACGCGCCGGCCGCCTGGCGCACCCTGCAGATCAAGCACCTGATCAGCCATTCCAGCGGCATTCGCAACTTCAACGGCGACGCCTACCTGCCCACGGCGGCCGTGCTGCGGGCCCTGCAGGACTCCACGCTGGAGTACGCGCCCGGCCAGGGCCAGCATTACGCCCAGTTCGACTTCATGACCCTGGGCTACATTCTGGAGAAGCTCTACAACAAGCCGTTTCCGCAGCTCCTCCACGACGAAGTAGCCGCGCCGTTGGGCATGACCGACGGGGCCTTTGATATGGAGCAGCGGGTAGGCACCTTTATGCGCACCGATCTGGTAAAGGAAAAAGCCTCTACCTACTACGACCTCAACGGCAAGCTGCAAGCCTACAAGTTTATTTACCCGCAGTACACCTACACGGCCGGCGGCTACTTCGCCTCTATTGATGATATGGCTAAGTGGGCCGTGGCCCTCGACAAGGAAACCCTGTTTCCGGCCAGCTTCGCCAGTAGCTACATCTACGGGCTGGACAGCATCGGCCGCAAGCCTTCGGAGTTTACCAGGGTAGGCTGGGCCCTGGAAAGGGAGAATAACGTGCTGTACGCCGGCCACAGCGGCGGCCCCGGCCTCGGCGACGTCTGGCGCTTTCCCAAGGAAGGCTACACGTTCATCGTGCTGTCTAATGATGGCGAGCTGCTGCCCAACTTCGCCCGTGCCATTGCTGGTTTCTACATCAAGGAGCTACCCGCCAAAACCGACATCGAGAAGTTTGAGCGGTAA
- a CDS encoding LamG domain-containing protein, with product MDLEVGKWTKVKIVVQDATARLYVHGAAQPTLLVLDLKHGPAQRGGIGLWIGSGTEAYFRNLVVTPAK from the coding sequence GTGGATTTGGAGGTAGGCAAGTGGACTAAGGTGAAGATTGTGGTGCAGGACGCTACTGCCCGGCTCTACGTGCACGGAGCCGCTCAGCCTACCCTGCTGGTGCTGGACTTAAAGCACGGCCCGGCCCAGCGGGGCGGCATTGGCCTCTGGATTGGCTCCGGCACGGAGGCCTACTTCCGGAACTTGGTAGTAACCCCGGCGAAGTAA
- a CDS encoding DUF808 domain-containing protein: MPSGFFALLDDISALVKVSAASLDDVPAQVAKTTGKVSGIVIDDTAVTPKYVVGLDPSRELSIIYQIAKKSLINKILILSPAALVLGYFAPWAITPILMMGGAFLCFEGYEKVHSMFSKHHEVNPESEEVKAITPEELEKERVAGAVRTDIILSAEIMAIAYSQVTEQPILNQVLVMLAVAVFITVAVYGFVGLIVKADDIGLHLAGESYGPATRKFGRGLVKFMPRFLQILSYVGTAAMLWVGAEIIAHGIPFTAHLLHDLEESLANIPAVAWLVKVLACGIFGLMVGFVIEKIVGLVKKVLPKKTEAHTA; the protein is encoded by the coding sequence ATGCCTTCAGGATTTTTTGCTTTACTAGATGATATTTCGGCCCTGGTGAAAGTCAGCGCCGCCAGCCTCGACGACGTGCCGGCGCAGGTAGCCAAAACCACCGGCAAGGTGTCCGGCATCGTAATTGACGACACAGCCGTGACGCCCAAGTACGTGGTGGGGCTAGACCCTTCCCGCGAGCTGTCCATCATCTACCAGATTGCCAAAAAGTCCCTCATTAATAAGATTCTTATCCTGAGTCCGGCGGCGCTGGTGCTGGGCTACTTTGCCCCCTGGGCCATTACGCCCATTCTCATGATGGGTGGGGCTTTCCTGTGCTTCGAGGGGTACGAGAAGGTACACTCCATGTTCAGCAAGCACCATGAGGTAAATCCGGAAAGCGAAGAGGTAAAGGCCATTACCCCCGAGGAGTTAGAGAAAGAGCGAGTAGCAGGTGCCGTCAGAACCGATATTATTCTGTCGGCCGAAATTATGGCCATTGCCTACAGCCAGGTAACCGAGCAACCCATTCTCAACCAGGTGCTGGTGATGCTGGCCGTGGCCGTATTCATTACCGTTGCCGTGTACGGTTTTGTGGGCCTGATTGTGAAGGCCGATGACATTGGCCTGCACCTGGCCGGCGAGTCATACGGCCCCGCTACCCGGAAATTCGGGCGCGGCCTCGTGAAGTTTATGCCCCGCTTTCTGCAGATTCTGAGCTACGTAGGTACGGCAGCCATGCTGTGGGTAGGCGCCGAAATCATTGCTCACGGTATTCCATTTACCGCCCACCTGCTGCACGATTTGGAAGAGTCGCTGGCTAATATACCGGCTGTGGCCTGGCTGGTCAAGGTGCTGGCCTGCGGAATCTTCGGGCTGATGGTGGGCTTCGTAATTGAAAAGATAGTGGGACTGGTGAAGAAAGTATTGCCCAAGAAAACAGAGGCGCACACAGCATAA
- the pta gene encoding phosphate acetyltransferase, which translates to MTKTVFIASAEPYSGKSVLALGLVNLLLGQAQRVGYFKPIIAGDQPQDPHIATVLSYFKLPLAYEDTFAYTRPEALRLLEADAQGELIDTVIHKYKQLEEQYDFTVVEGSDFVGPGAAFEFDANVSIAKNLGVPVIMVVSGEGKTTAQVVSAVLTVLRSFEAREVQVLAAVANRVRPEQVEDVRELLRTQLPQEVLLAVIPEDRNLLHPTMREIHEGLGGRLLLGEAELGNQVDNYVIGAMQLPNFLNYLKENVLIVTPGDRGDIIIGALQANLSASYPRVAGIVLTAGSEPEEPVLRLIEGLQTVVPILAVPTGTFETSTRVGAIKSRISPDNPQKIQLAIQTFERYVDVRALQERMVSYQPEGITPHMFQYRLLQWAKRKRQHIVLPEGNDDRILRAAALLLHQDIVDLTILGNPQEVAASAKRLGLNLPVGEHLQVLDPVNSDYYPGYVQAFYELRRSKGVNEDMARDMMRDVSYFGSMMVHQGHADGMVSGAVHTTQHTIRPALQFIKTKPGVSVVSSVFFMCLPDRVAVFGDCAVNPNPTAEQLAEIAISSAESSQAFGIEPRIAMLSYSSGTSGAGADVEKVRQATELVRQKRPDLKVDGPIQYDAAVDPIVGRQKLPDSEVAGQASVLIFPDLNTGNNTYKAVQRETGALAIGPVLQGLNKPVNDLSRGCTVDDVYNTVIITAIQSQQG; encoded by the coding sequence ATGACCAAAACCGTCTTTATTGCCTCCGCCGAGCCGTACAGCGGCAAATCTGTGCTGGCCCTGGGCCTGGTAAATCTGCTGCTGGGCCAGGCCCAACGGGTTGGCTACTTCAAGCCCATCATTGCCGGCGACCAGCCCCAGGACCCGCACATTGCTACCGTGCTCAGCTACTTCAAGCTCCCACTGGCTTACGAAGATACCTTTGCCTACACCCGTCCCGAAGCCCTGCGCCTGCTGGAAGCCGACGCCCAAGGCGAGCTGATTGACACCGTCATTCACAAGTACAAGCAGCTGGAGGAGCAGTACGACTTCACGGTGGTGGAGGGCAGCGACTTCGTGGGGCCCGGCGCCGCGTTTGAGTTTGATGCCAACGTCTCCATCGCCAAAAACCTGGGCGTACCCGTGATTATGGTCGTGTCGGGCGAGGGCAAAACGACGGCTCAGGTGGTTAGTGCAGTGCTGACGGTGCTGCGCAGCTTCGAGGCCCGCGAGGTGCAGGTGCTGGCCGCCGTAGCCAACCGTGTCCGGCCCGAGCAGGTGGAGGACGTGCGCGAGCTGCTGCGCACCCAGCTGCCCCAGGAAGTGCTGCTGGCCGTCATCCCGGAAGATAGAAACCTGCTCCACCCCACCATGCGCGAGATTCACGAGGGACTGGGGGGTAGGCTGCTGCTGGGCGAGGCGGAGCTGGGCAACCAGGTAGATAACTACGTGATTGGGGCCATGCAGCTGCCCAACTTCCTGAACTACCTCAAGGAAAACGTGCTCATCGTAACCCCCGGCGACCGGGGCGACATCATTATCGGGGCGCTACAGGCCAACCTGTCGGCCAGCTACCCCCGGGTGGCCGGCATTGTGCTCACGGCCGGCTCGGAGCCGGAGGAGCCGGTGCTTCGCCTGATTGAAGGCCTGCAGACGGTAGTGCCCATTCTGGCCGTGCCCACCGGCACCTTCGAGACGAGCACGAGGGTAGGAGCCATCAAGTCGCGCATCTCGCCCGATAATCCGCAGAAGATTCAGCTGGCTATCCAAACATTTGAGCGCTACGTGGATGTGCGGGCCCTGCAGGAGCGTATGGTGAGCTACCAGCCCGAGGGCATCACGCCCCACATGTTCCAGTACCGACTGCTGCAGTGGGCCAAGCGGAAGCGCCAGCACATTGTGCTGCCCGAAGGCAACGACGACCGGATTCTGCGCGCCGCGGCCTTGCTCCTACACCAGGATATCGTGGACCTAACCATTCTCGGCAACCCCCAGGAAGTAGCAGCTTCGGCTAAGCGGTTGGGCCTAAATCTGCCGGTAGGCGAGCATCTGCAGGTGCTCGACCCAGTCAATTCCGATTACTACCCCGGCTACGTGCAGGCCTTCTATGAGCTGCGCCGCAGCAAGGGCGTGAACGAAGATATGGCCCGTGACATGATGCGCGACGTATCGTATTTTGGGAGCATGATGGTGCACCAGGGCCACGCCGACGGCATGGTATCGGGGGCGGTGCATACCACCCAGCACACCATCCGGCCGGCCCTGCAGTTTATCAAAACAAAGCCGGGCGTGTCGGTGGTGTCGTCGGTGTTCTTTATGTGCCTGCCCGACCGCGTGGCCGTATTCGGCGACTGCGCCGTGAACCCCAACCCCACGGCCGAGCAGCTCGCGGAAATTGCCATTTCCTCGGCCGAGAGCAGCCAGGCCTTCGGCATTGAGCCCCGCATTGCCATGCTGTCTTACTCCTCCGGCACGTCCGGGGCGGGGGCCGATGTGGAGAAGGTGCGCCAAGCCACCGAGCTGGTTCGCCAGAAGCGCCCCGACCTGAAGGTGGATGGCCCGATTCAGTACGATGCCGCCGTGGACCCCATCGTGGGTCGCCAGAAGCTGCCCGACTCCGAAGTGGCCGGTCAGGCCAGCGTGCTCATCTTCCCCGACCTTAACACGGGCAACAATACCTACAAAGCCGTGCAGCGCGAAACCGGGGCCCTGGCTATCGGGCCGGTACTGCAGGGCCTGAACAAACCCGTAAACGACCTCAGCCGCGGCTGCACCGTGGACGATGTGTATAACACGGTCATCATCACGGCTATCCAGAGCCAGCAGGGGTAG
- a CDS encoding DNA/RNA non-specific endonuclease, translated as MRRFSLPLFSGLLLSLTALGCSQNSRETSRPTTAPGADAPPAIPLETGAAAIVQGAGRFPETFEDADKGAYATADENLTTGSWHFEDALIGSSDEDHKNGQHAARLRGQGRLRMNFDAPRGVQTIRIKSAAYGNDPASTWELWGSVDGGRSFRRIGQPVKVQGPRLLTTTFQGGAAGSLRLEIRKTDGGKGRLNIDDIALEMASGAAASGGSVATSPTPSPAPKPSGSQVPSSSGPQAGQRDDNMALGNPSGATANVNMPTNYLLVKPQFAIGYNAQRGTPTWVSWHLSRAWMGEAPRQDDFRPDPALPRQFYQVTRSSYSGSGFDKGHNCPSADRTTDLDDNSATFLMTNMIPQAGNNNQRTWSSLEEWTRDQVRQGQEVYVIMGSYGKGGTGQNGKMTTIDQGRVTVPARVWKVLVILPEGTNDIQRIAAGQARIVAVDTPNDQSVSPDWSRYRVSVDAIEAASGLDLLSKLPLAAQEKLEAQVDTRPTK; from the coding sequence ATGCGTCGCTTCTCTCTCCCCCTGTTCTCCGGCCTCTTGCTCAGCCTTACGGCCCTGGGCTGCTCGCAAAACTCCCGCGAAACCTCCCGCCCTACCACCGCTCCTGGTGCCGACGCGCCACCCGCCATTCCGCTAGAAACTGGCGCAGCTGCTATAGTTCAGGGCGCCGGCCGCTTCCCCGAAACTTTTGAGGATGCCGACAAAGGCGCCTACGCCACCGCCGACGAAAACCTGACCACCGGCTCCTGGCACTTCGAGGACGCCCTGATTGGCTCTTCGGATGAAGACCACAAAAACGGCCAGCACGCCGCCCGTCTGCGCGGCCAGGGTCGTCTGCGCATGAACTTCGACGCGCCCCGCGGGGTGCAAACCATTCGCATTAAAAGCGCCGCCTACGGCAATGACCCGGCCAGCACCTGGGAGCTGTGGGGCAGCGTGGACGGGGGCCGCAGCTTCCGCCGCATCGGGCAGCCCGTGAAGGTGCAGGGCCCGCGCCTGCTCACTACCACATTTCAGGGCGGAGCCGCGGGTAGCCTACGCCTGGAAATCCGCAAAACCGATGGTGGCAAGGGCCGACTGAACATCGACGACATTGCCCTGGAAATGGCCAGCGGCGCGGCGGCTTCGGGCGGTTCGGTAGCTACCAGCCCTACCCCCTCCCCGGCACCGAAACCTTCCGGTTCGCAAGTCCCGTCTTCCTCCGGTCCGCAGGCCGGGCAGCGCGACGATAACATGGCCCTGGGCAACCCCAGCGGCGCCACGGCCAACGTGAACATGCCCACTAATTACCTGTTGGTGAAGCCCCAGTTTGCCATCGGCTATAACGCCCAGCGTGGCACGCCTACCTGGGTGAGCTGGCACCTGAGCCGGGCCTGGATGGGCGAGGCCCCGCGCCAGGACGACTTCCGCCCCGACCCCGCCCTACCCCGCCAGTTCTACCAGGTTACGCGCAGCTCCTACTCGGGCTCCGGCTTCGACAAAGGCCACAACTGCCCTTCCGCCGACCGCACCACTGACCTCGACGACAACTCGGCGACCTTCCTGATGACCAACATGATTCCGCAGGCCGGCAACAACAACCAGCGCACCTGGAGCAGCCTGGAGGAGTGGACCCGCGACCAGGTGCGCCAGGGCCAGGAAGTCTATGTCATCATGGGCAGCTACGGCAAGGGCGGCACCGGCCAGAACGGCAAAATGACGACCATCGACCAGGGTCGCGTGACGGTACCGGCCCGCGTCTGGAAAGTACTAGTGATTCTGCCCGAGGGCACCAACGACATCCAGCGCATTGCTGCCGGCCAGGCCCGCATTGTGGCCGTAGATACGCCCAACGACCAATCCGTCAGCCCCGACTGGAGCCGCTACCGCGTGAGTGTGGATGCCATTGAAGCTGCCTCGGGCCTCGACCTGCTCAGCAAGCTACCCCTGGCGGCGCAGGAAAAGCTGGAAGCCCAGGTAGATACCCGCCCAACCAAGTAG
- a CDS encoding MFS transporter, which translates to MAVSATFLLQGLCFSTWAARIPTVQQQLGLSDTELGGVLLAVPVGSMASLPLSGWLVARYGSRQLTVLGLFLYAAFLPLLGLATSVPVLLGALVLFGLASNMANISINTQAVGVEALYDKSIMARFHGLWSLAGFAGAAIGSFMISHAIAPLPHFLLIAALVIGGLLTARPFLLPADAPREADAPIFVLPDKSLLLLGVLAFCSLLCEGTMFDWSGVYFRKVVQADKDLVGVGFAAFMSTMAAGRFVADWFTDRFGRQRTLVLSGLLEALGLALAVLLPGVVPATVGFMLVGLGVSSVVPLVYGAAGRSKTMSPGVALAAVSTVGFAGFLLGPPVIGLVAGATSLRVSFGLIALMGLAVAGLARRAEVE; encoded by the coding sequence ATGGCCGTTAGCGCCACCTTCCTGCTGCAGGGGCTATGCTTTTCTACCTGGGCGGCGCGTATCCCTACGGTACAGCAGCAGCTGGGCCTTTCGGATACCGAGCTGGGTGGGGTGCTGCTGGCCGTGCCGGTGGGCTCTATGGCCTCCTTGCCGCTTTCGGGGTGGCTGGTGGCCCGCTATGGCAGCCGGCAGCTGACGGTGCTGGGCTTGTTTCTGTACGCCGCCTTCCTACCCCTGCTGGGGCTGGCAACCTCTGTTCCGGTGCTGCTGGGCGCCCTGGTTTTGTTTGGGCTAGCCAGCAACATGGCTAACATCAGCATCAACACCCAGGCCGTGGGTGTCGAGGCCCTCTACGACAAGTCCATCATGGCCCGGTTCCATGGACTCTGGAGCCTGGCGGGCTTTGCCGGGGCCGCCATTGGCTCCTTCATGATTTCGCACGCCATTGCGCCCCTACCTCACTTCCTGCTGATAGCAGCGCTAGTAATAGGAGGCTTGCTTACCGCCCGCCCCTTCCTGCTGCCCGCCGATGCACCGCGGGAAGCCGACGCCCCCATTTTCGTGCTGCCCGATAAGTCGTTGCTCTTGCTGGGGGTGCTGGCTTTCTGCTCCCTGCTCTGCGAAGGCACTATGTTCGACTGGAGCGGGGTGTATTTCCGCAAGGTGGTGCAGGCCGATAAGGACCTGGTGGGGGTGGGCTTCGCGGCCTTCATGAGCACCATGGCCGCCGGCCGCTTTGTAGCCGACTGGTTCACGGACCGGTTTGGCCGGCAGCGCACTCTGGTGCTGAGCGGTTTGCTGGAAGCGCTGGGCCTGGCCCTGGCTGTGCTGCTGCCCGGCGTGGTACCGGCCACCGTGGGGTTCATGCTGGTGGGGCTGGGCGTATCGTCGGTGGTACCGCTGGTGTACGGGGCGGCGGGCCGGTCTAAAACGATGTCGCCGGGGGTGGCGCTGGCGGCAGTTTCCACGGTGGGTTTCGCCGGTTTTCTGCTGGGGCCGCCGGTTATTGGCCTCGTGGCCGGGGCTACCAGCCTGCGCGTGTCGTTTGGTCTCATTGCCCTGATGGGCCTGGCCGTGGCCGGGTTGGCGCGCCGGGCTGAGGTAGAGTAA
- a CDS encoding AI-2E family transporter has product MSASSPTPDTNIYTPRQQYVLLILCLVGISVLILVGLGSYITAFLGAGILFVVFRPWFVGLVHRRGWNRQLVTVGLLVFAFVVIILPFMALSLMLVDRIRFYGQDTSQIMAVLHKIEQKTGYTFTNEQSVRTLLQQAVSWLSQRLPSLASGLLHFTVIIGLMLFTLYFMFTQEAGFLRGLRRYLPFRPSTLHELGDSLKNNVNANVLGQALIALVQAILTGVTLRIFGVPDSTFWGVVAFFMAFIPVLGTPLVWGPAAIIKLAQNQTTQGVGILLVGVIIIMNIDNLLRILLAKRIGDIHPLITLAGVVLGVNIFGILGLVLGPLLLSYFIVLIKVFERENRILQRLRAGKPEQDMLPPASG; this is encoded by the coding sequence ATGTCTGCTTCCTCCCCTACCCCCGATACCAACATCTACACCCCGCGCCAGCAGTACGTGCTTCTGATTCTGTGCCTGGTGGGCATCAGCGTGCTGATTCTGGTGGGGCTGGGCAGCTACATCACGGCATTTCTGGGAGCGGGCATTTTGTTTGTGGTGTTCCGGCCCTGGTTTGTGGGGCTGGTGCACCGGCGGGGCTGGAACCGGCAGTTGGTAACGGTGGGACTCTTGGTGTTTGCCTTCGTGGTGATTATTCTGCCGTTCATGGCGCTGAGTCTGATGCTGGTGGACCGCATCCGCTTCTACGGCCAGGATACCAGCCAGATTATGGCGGTGCTGCACAAGATTGAGCAGAAAACCGGCTACACCTTCACCAACGAGCAAAGCGTCCGGACGCTGTTGCAGCAGGCTGTCAGCTGGCTGAGCCAGCGGCTGCCGTCCCTGGCCAGTGGGCTGCTGCACTTCACGGTTATCATTGGCCTGATGCTGTTTACGCTGTACTTCATGTTCACCCAGGAAGCCGGCTTTCTGCGCGGACTGCGGCGCTACCTCCCCTTCCGGCCCAGTACCCTGCACGAGCTCGGCGACTCCCTGAAAAACAACGTGAATGCCAACGTGCTCGGCCAGGCCCTCATTGCACTGGTTCAGGCCATCCTGACGGGCGTAACGCTGCGGATTTTCGGCGTGCCTGATTCTACGTTCTGGGGGGTGGTGGCCTTCTTTATGGCATTTATTCCGGTGCTGGGCACGCCACTGGTGTGGGGCCCGGCTGCCATCATCAAGCTAGCCCAGAACCAAACCACCCAGGGCGTGGGCATTCTGCTGGTCGGCGTTATCATCATCATGAACATCGACAACCTGCTGCGCATCCTGCTGGCTAAGCGTATCGGCGACATTCACCCCTTGATCACCCTGGCTGGGGTAGTATTAGGCGTCAACATTTTTGGTATTCTGGGGCTGGTGCTGGGCCCGCTGCTGCTCTCCTACTTCATCGTGCTCATCAAAGTATTTGAGCGCGAAAACCGCATCCTGCAGCGCTTGCGGGCGGGCAAGCCCGAACAGGATATGCTACCCCCAGCCAGCGGCTAG
- a CDS encoding nuclease A inhibitor family protein, with protein sequence MPSIFSRIVSGELPAYKVAEDDHHLAFLDITPLVEGHTLVIPKKETDYIFDLPPAELAALHQFAQRVAKGVRAAVPCRRIGVAVIGLEVPHAHIHLIPMNNVSDMNFANPKIEVAEARMKELAAAISAQVPAAETSSTAATLAPQNSKGGRETTEANAAATPAANGNDATLQQLQELTQGLVYMSESEAALEPVSYAAPAGGLTDAALAQLAGVPAGTTVEKQELTYFLRNHTADDGVLGNADLANRFKALQMYLKQELNEVQVYRFGSGPQVPVLVLGEAEGGKLAGFKTVLTET encoded by the coding sequence ATGCCTTCCATTTTCTCCCGTATTGTTTCCGGCGAGCTGCCCGCGTACAAGGTAGCCGAGGACGACCACCATTTGGCATTTCTGGACATCACGCCCTTGGTTGAAGGTCACACGCTGGTCATTCCGAAAAAGGAAACCGACTACATTTTTGATTTGCCGCCGGCGGAGCTGGCTGCTTTGCACCAGTTTGCCCAGCGCGTGGCTAAAGGCGTGCGCGCCGCCGTACCGTGCCGCCGCATTGGAGTAGCAGTAATCGGGCTGGAAGTGCCGCACGCCCACATCCACCTGATTCCGATGAACAACGTATCGGACATGAACTTCGCTAACCCCAAGATTGAGGTGGCCGAGGCGCGCATGAAAGAGCTGGCTGCCGCCATTTCGGCGCAGGTGCCCGCCGCTGAAACCAGTTCCACAGCCGCTACGCTGGCCCCTCAAAACAGCAAAGGCGGCCGCGAAACCACCGAAGCCAACGCGGCAGCTACCCCCGCCGCTAATGGCAACGATGCGACCCTGCAGCAACTGCAGGAGCTAACCCAGGGGCTGGTGTACATGAGCGAATCGGAGGCGGCGCTGGAGCCGGTGAGCTACGCGGCTCCGGCCGGCGGCCTCACGGATGCGGCCCTGGCCCAGCTGGCCGGCGTACCGGCGGGCACCACAGTAGAAAAGCAGGAGCTGACCTACTTCCTGCGCAACCACACCGCCGACGATGGCGTGCTCGGCAATGCCGACCTGGCCAACCGCTTCAAGGCCCTGCAGATGTACCTGAAGCAGGAGCTGAACGAAGTGCAGGTGTACCGCTTCGGCAGCGGCCCGCAGGTACCCGTGCTGGTGCTCGGGGAGGCTGAAGGCGGCAAGCTGGCCGGCTTCAAAACCGTACTGACGGAAACCTAA
- the greA gene encoding transcription elongation factor GreA yields MATINYYTPEGLQKLKDELQDLKIRGRAKAADDLREARDKGDLSENAEYDAAKEAQGLLELKISKLEEIVGNARLLDETNLDTSKVLIMSKVKLKNLKNNMVLDYTLVAEEEANLAAGKISVKSPIGKGLLGKSAGDTAEITVPAGKLQFQILEISR; encoded by the coding sequence ATGGCTACTATCAACTATTACACTCCGGAAGGTCTTCAGAAGCTGAAAGATGAGCTTCAGGACCTGAAAATCCGCGGCCGGGCCAAAGCAGCTGACGACCTGCGCGAAGCCCGTGACAAAGGCGACCTGAGCGAAAATGCTGAGTACGACGCGGCCAAGGAAGCTCAGGGCCTGCTCGAACTGAAGATTTCCAAGCTGGAAGAAATTGTAGGCAACGCCCGTTTGCTTGATGAAACCAATCTGGATACCAGCAAAGTGCTCATTATGAGCAAAGTGAAGCTGAAGAACCTGAAAAATAACATGGTCCTCGACTACACCCTGGTAGCTGAGGAAGAAGCCAACCTGGCCGCCGGCAAAATCTCGGTGAAGTCGCCGATTGGTAAAGGTCTGCTGGGCAAATCGGCCGGCGACACGGCCGAAATTACCGTGCCGGCTGGCAAGCTGCAGTTCCAGATCCTGGAAATCAGCCGCTAA